One genomic window of Prochlorococcus sp. MIT 0603 includes the following:
- a CDS encoding biliverdin-producing heme oxygenase, whose amino-acid sequence MPVALATQLREGTKKSHTMAENTGFVTCFLKGVVDKSTYRKLIADLYLVYSAMEAEINRLSAEKHPVVSLIVFPQLHRRESLEKDLSFYFGEYWKDTLITSSSAKAYVERIHHIANSSPELLVAHHYTRYIGDLSGGQILRRIAQKAMDIKGDDGLKFYDFDEINDQKKFKLNYGKTLDKLPIDQSTADLIIEEANLSFKYNMDMFKELEGNLIAAIGKLLFSFLTSRTRRGSTEAN is encoded by the coding sequence ATGCCAGTAGCTCTTGCAACACAACTTAGAGAAGGGACAAAAAAGTCTCATACGATGGCTGAGAATACTGGATTTGTAACTTGTTTTTTAAAAGGAGTTGTAGATAAATCAACTTATAGGAAATTAATTGCCGATCTATACCTTGTTTATTCAGCAATGGAAGCTGAGATTAATAGACTTTCCGCAGAGAAACATCCTGTTGTCTCTTTGATTGTGTTTCCACAATTACATAGGCGCGAGAGTCTTGAGAAAGACCTAAGTTTTTACTTTGGTGAATATTGGAAAGATACTTTAATTACTTCTTCATCAGCTAAGGCTTATGTTGAGCGTATACATCATATTGCAAATTCCTCACCAGAATTATTAGTAGCCCATCATTATACGAGGTATATAGGAGATCTTTCAGGAGGTCAGATTTTAAGAAGAATAGCTCAAAAAGCTATGGATATAAAGGGCGATGATGGATTGAAATTCTATGATTTTGATGAAATTAATGACCAAAAGAAGTTTAAACTTAATTATGGTAAAACACTAGATAAATTGCCTATTGATCAGTCAACAGCTGATTTAATTATAGAGGAAGCCAATCTATCATTTAAGTACAACATGGATATGTTTAAAGAGCTTGAGGGTAATTTGATTGCAGCTATAGGTAAACTATTATTTTCATTTCTTACTAGTAGGACTAGGCGTGGTAGCACAGAAGCGAATTAA
- a CDS encoding NADP-dependent isocitrate dehydrogenase, whose translation MDNFERISRPTKGEKILFKNGLPIVPDNPIIPYIRGDGTGVDIWPATQKVIDKALEKAYGDKRKIEWFKIYAGDEACELYGTYQYLPQDTIQAIREYGVAIKGPLTTPIGGGIRSLNVALRQIFDLYSCVRPCTYYKGTPSPHKYPENLDVIVYRENTEDIYIGIEWEANDQIGKNLIDHINNKVIPSSPTIKNRKIAEGSGIGIKPVSKNGSQRHIRRAIQHALNLKGNKRHVTLVHKGNIMKFTEGAFRDWGYELATNEFRDECITERESWILSNLYNNPELSIENNAKKIDPGFDTLTNEKKNIICNEVRSVIEKISQTHGNNQWKKMVLIDDRIADSIFQQIQTRPQEYSILATLNLNGDYISDAAAAIVGGLGMAPGANIGDEAAIFEATHGTAPKHAGLDKINPGSVILSGVMMLQFLGWDEAAKLITKGLSQSISDKKVTYDLARLMDPPEEPLSCSEFANAIIERF comes from the coding sequence ATGGATAATTTTGAAAGAATCTCCAGACCAACCAAAGGAGAAAAGATTCTATTCAAAAATGGGTTGCCCATCGTTCCTGATAATCCAATAATCCCTTATATCAGAGGAGATGGAACTGGGGTCGATATCTGGCCTGCTACTCAAAAAGTAATTGATAAAGCTTTAGAAAAAGCATATGGGGATAAAAGAAAAATTGAATGGTTCAAGATTTATGCTGGTGATGAAGCATGTGAACTATATGGAACCTACCAATATCTTCCACAGGACACTATACAAGCAATTCGAGAATATGGAGTAGCAATAAAAGGACCATTAACAACACCAATTGGAGGAGGAATCAGATCCTTAAATGTTGCTCTAAGGCAAATATTTGACCTTTATAGTTGTGTTCGTCCCTGCACTTATTATAAAGGGACTCCCAGCCCTCACAAATATCCTGAAAACTTAGATGTAATTGTTTATCGTGAAAATACAGAAGATATTTATATTGGAATTGAATGGGAAGCAAATGATCAAATAGGTAAGAATCTAATAGATCATATAAATAACAAAGTTATTCCTTCTAGCCCAACAATTAAAAATCGAAAAATAGCTGAAGGATCAGGAATTGGAATCAAACCAGTTAGTAAGAATGGTAGTCAAAGACATATACGTAGAGCAATACAACATGCATTAAATCTCAAAGGTAATAAACGTCATGTAACTTTGGTTCATAAAGGTAATATCATGAAATTTACTGAAGGAGCATTTCGTGATTGGGGATATGAATTAGCCACTAATGAATTTAGAGATGAATGTATAACTGAAAGAGAGAGCTGGATTCTATCTAATCTATACAATAATCCTGAATTAAGCATTGAAAATAATGCTAAAAAGATTGATCCTGGATTTGATACCTTAACTAATGAGAAAAAAAATATTATCTGCAATGAAGTCCGCTCAGTAATTGAAAAGATTTCCCAAACTCATGGTAATAATCAATGGAAGAAAATGGTTTTAATAGATGACAGAATCGCTGATAGCATCTTTCAACAAATTCAAACCAGGCCTCAGGAATATTCAATATTAGCAACCCTCAATCTTAATGGTGACTATATTTCAGATGCAGCTGCAGCAATTGTTGGAGGCTTGGGAATGGCTCCAGGAGCAAATATTGGAGATGAAGCTGCAATATTTGAGGCCACCCATGGAACTGCTCCAAAGCATGCTGGTCTTGATAAAATCAATCCAGGTTCAGTTATTTTAAGTGGGGTTATGATGCTCCAATTCTTAGGCTGGGATGAAGCAGCAAAGCTAATTACAAAAGGGCTAAGTCAATCAATTTCAGATAAAAAAGTAACCTATGACCTGGCAAGGCTGATGGATCCACCTGAAGAACCTTTAAGTTGTAGTGAATTTGCCAATGCCATAATCGAAAGATTCTAA
- a CDS encoding four-carbon acid sugar kinase family protein, which translates to MKIVVFDDDPTGSQTVYGCQLLLRWNKEILTNAMNNISPLLFILTNTRSLSPKIAEHKLREICQILKEVIQENNYRYEDIIFVSRGDSTLRGHWTLEPKVINQELGPFDATFHVPAFFEGGRTTVDGTHLLDGKPVHRSIFAKDKIFGYSTSFLPYFLEYKSNGEINSNKVKNISIKQLKEASYSLEGMFALRNYLSALSSNHSVIVDAEIAIDLDAFSSAIKYLMNEKRFLFRSSASLINSLSEIYSANNSFKDFSSLRIRDQLGCLKPGLILVGSHVQLADDQLEYLFQNSSCLGVELPVEKIASIAQKDDNEVYLSELKKNFLKKLLDIIEMRKTPVLYSSRGEFVFSSNENRMQFGIYLAELMSDLISKISNKLGYIISKGGITTHILLTRGLGLSSVNLRGQIIPGLSVVASDNQNQPELPIITFPGNLGDKTTLFKVWNLMDSI; encoded by the coding sequence ATGAAGATTGTTGTATTCGATGATGATCCTACTGGCTCTCAAACTGTATATGGATGCCAATTGTTATTGAGATGGAATAAAGAGATATTAACTAATGCAATGAATAATATCTCACCATTGCTGTTTATATTAACTAATACAAGATCTTTATCACCAAAGATAGCAGAGCATAAGCTTAGAGAGATTTGTCAAATATTAAAGGAAGTTATACAAGAAAATAATTATAGATATGAAGATATCATTTTTGTAAGCAGAGGCGACTCAACTTTAAGGGGTCATTGGACTTTAGAACCAAAAGTTATTAATCAAGAGCTAGGACCTTTTGATGCAACGTTTCATGTTCCCGCATTTTTTGAAGGTGGGAGAACTACTGTTGATGGAACTCATCTTTTGGATGGAAAACCAGTTCATAGATCTATTTTTGCTAAAGATAAAATTTTTGGATATTCAACAAGTTTTTTGCCTTATTTTTTGGAGTATAAAAGTAACGGTGAAATTAATTCAAATAAGGTAAAAAATATTTCAATTAAACAATTAAAGGAAGCAAGTTATAGTTTGGAAGGAATGTTTGCTTTAAGGAATTATCTTTCAGCTTTATCATCTAATCATTCAGTGATTGTTGATGCTGAAATTGCGATAGATTTGGATGCATTTTCATCTGCAATAAAGTATTTAATGAATGAGAAAAGATTCCTCTTTAGATCTTCAGCTAGTTTAATTAATTCATTATCAGAAATTTACTCAGCAAATAATTCATTTAAAGATTTTTCTTCTTTAAGGATTAGAGATCAATTAGGATGTTTAAAGCCAGGCTTGATTTTAGTTGGCTCCCATGTTCAATTAGCTGATGATCAACTGGAATATTTATTCCAAAACAGCTCTTGTTTAGGAGTTGAGCTACCTGTGGAGAAAATCGCATCTATTGCACAAAAAGATGATAATGAAGTCTACTTGTCTGAACTTAAAAAAAATTTCTTAAAAAAACTATTAGATATCATTGAAATGCGAAAGACCCCTGTTTTATATTCCAGTAGAGGAGAATTTGTTTTCTCTTCGAATGAAAATAGAATGCAGTTTGGGATTTACTTAGCGGAATTGATGAGTGATTTAATAAGCAAAATTTCTAATAAACTAGGTTATATAATTAGTAAAGGTGGAATTACAACACATATTCTTCTTACTCGAGGCTTAGGTTTATCTTCTGTAAATTTAAGAGGTCAGATTATACCTGGTTTATCTGTTGTAGCCTCTGATAATCAGAATCAACCAGAATTGCCTATAATTACTTTTCCTGGCAATCTAGGTGATAAAACAACTCTTTTTAAAGTGTGGAATTTGATGGATTCAATATGA
- a CDS encoding alpha-hydroxy acid oxidase: MAANVSSPAVVNISDLRLLAKKRLPRMVFDYIDSGADREQTLDENCTAFNEILFRPRCAVATPTTDLGISVLDQKFQLPFLLAPVGSSRLFYPKGEIVASREAGVAGTGYTLSTLSGCRLEEVKQATSCPAWYQLYLLGGRDVALKTIERAKSAGFSAIVVTIDTPVSGLRERDLRNGTKELLSRNPVKMFPYLAQILVKPCWMTQWLSDGGLMSFPNVELDSGPMGYTEIGPALEASVVTWEDLKWIKEAWQGKIVVKGVHIGDDAKKAIDLGVDAVVVSNHGARQLDSVAPTIRVLPEVVKAVNGKIDVLLDGGIRRGSDVVKALCLGANGVLIGRAYAYGLGAAGGPGVARAIEILKTDVLRTMKLLGCSSVNDLNQSYITIPDNWT, encoded by the coding sequence ATGGCAGCAAATGTTTCATCACCTGCAGTAGTAAATATTAGTGATCTGAGGTTATTAGCAAAAAAACGTTTACCAAGAATGGTCTTTGACTATATCGATAGTGGTGCAGATAGAGAGCAAACTTTGGATGAGAATTGCACAGCCTTTAATGAAATATTGTTTCGACCAAGATGCGCTGTTGCTACTCCCACTACTGATTTAGGCATTTCTGTACTGGACCAGAAATTTCAACTTCCTTTTTTACTAGCCCCGGTTGGGAGTAGCCGCTTGTTTTATCCAAAAGGTGAAATTGTTGCTTCTCGCGAGGCTGGTGTTGCAGGTACAGGCTATACCCTTTCGACTTTGTCGGGATGTCGTTTAGAAGAAGTGAAGCAAGCAACTTCTTGTCCAGCTTGGTATCAGTTGTATTTACTTGGAGGAAGAGATGTAGCATTAAAAACAATTGAGCGAGCCAAATCGGCAGGTTTTTCAGCAATAGTCGTAACTATTGATACCCCTGTCTCTGGATTACGCGAACGTGATTTACGTAATGGAACTAAGGAATTGCTATCAAGAAATCCAGTCAAGATGTTTCCTTATCTTGCTCAGATCTTGGTCAAGCCTTGTTGGATGACTCAATGGTTGTCTGATGGAGGATTAATGAGTTTTCCTAATGTTGAGCTTGACTCTGGACCTATGGGTTATACAGAAATCGGCCCAGCTTTAGAGGCTTCAGTTGTAACTTGGGAGGATTTGAAATGGATTAAGGAAGCTTGGCAAGGGAAAATTGTTGTCAAAGGCGTTCATATTGGAGATGATGCAAAAAAGGCAATTGATTTGGGCGTTGATGCCGTCGTTGTTTCAAACCATGGTGCTCGTCAATTAGACAGTGTCGCTCCCACTATTCGTGTTCTTCCAGAAGTTGTAAAAGCTGTAAATGGGAAAATAGATGTTTTATTAGATGGTGGAATTAGACGGGGAAGTGATGTTGTTAAAGCTTTATGTTTAGGAGCAAACGGTGTTTTAATTGGTAGAGCATATGCTTACGGATTAGGAGCTGCAGGTGGTCCAGGAGTAGCAAGAGCAATTGAGATTCTTAAAACAGATGTATTACGTACTATGAAACTGTTAGGATGTAGTTCAGTCAATGATTTGAATCAATCTTATATAACAATTCCTGATAATTGGACTTAA
- the dld gene encoding D-lactate dehydrogenase, protein MIDDRLLEIKEKLKGVVGRSNLLIDKEKTRFYSKGIRVGGGDASMVVLPNTLLEFWKSIEISIKFDKVIIIQAANTGLTGGSTPYGNDYDRDVIIINTMLIDKLIIINNGAQIIALPGTTLYQLEDRLLPLGRGPHSVIGSSCIGASVVGGVCNNSGGNLVNRGPAYTELSLFAKLNKNRELELINHLGIELGNSPEDILTNLESVAFDKENIPHSVNLASDCDYQMRVRDINANTPARFNADTRRLYESSGCAGKIAVFAVRLDTFPIAKKEQVFFVGTNNPKNFTKLRERVLLEHSSLPEMGEYIHRSYFDGSDKYCKDNFLFIKYFGTKSLPNIFLLKRSIDRFANNFKFLPDNLMDKFLQLIAGLIPDHLPHRIREYRDKFEHYMLILSSEKSISLIENLLNEETNNSKEYEYIKCTKREGEDALLHRYVAGYAPTRYQKLHSLESNRLIPLDVALPRNYTSWYEVLPKEILTEMAEIFQMGHFLCMVFHLDFVVKEGVDSEKLKSKILDILDKCNAKYPAEHNVGHLYDAETNLKDFYKELDPTNTFNSGIGKTSKKRNYD, encoded by the coding sequence ATGATAGACGATCGTCTTTTAGAAATAAAAGAAAAATTAAAAGGTGTTGTTGGAAGAAGTAATTTATTAATTGATAAAGAAAAGACTCGTTTTTATAGTAAAGGTATAAGGGTTGGTGGTGGAGATGCGTCTATGGTTGTATTGCCTAATACTTTATTAGAATTTTGGAAAAGTATAGAAATATCTATTAAATTTGACAAGGTAATTATTATTCAAGCTGCTAATACAGGCTTAACGGGTGGCTCTACTCCATATGGCAATGATTACGATAGGGATGTGATTATCATTAATACAATGCTTATTGATAAATTAATTATAATAAATAATGGTGCTCAGATAATTGCTTTACCAGGAACTACTTTATATCAACTGGAAGACAGACTTCTGCCTTTAGGAAGAGGACCTCATTCAGTTATTGGCTCTTCTTGCATAGGAGCATCAGTTGTTGGAGGTGTATGTAATAATTCAGGAGGAAATTTAGTTAATCGAGGACCTGCATATACTGAACTTTCCCTCTTTGCAAAGTTAAACAAAAATAGAGAATTAGAATTAATTAATCACTTGGGAATTGAATTAGGAAATTCACCTGAGGATATTTTAACCAATCTTGAATCTGTAGCGTTTGACAAAGAAAATATTCCTCACTCAGTAAACCTTGCATCTGATTGTGATTATCAGATGCGAGTACGAGATATTAATGCAAATACTCCAGCAAGATTTAATGCTGATACAAGACGGCTTTATGAATCCAGTGGGTGTGCAGGTAAAATAGCTGTTTTTGCTGTTAGATTAGATACTTTCCCTATAGCTAAAAAAGAACAAGTTTTTTTTGTAGGAACTAATAATCCGAAAAATTTCACTAAACTTCGTGAGAGAGTCTTGTTAGAACATTCATCATTGCCAGAAATGGGTGAATATATTCATAGAAGCTATTTTGACGGTTCCGATAAATATTGTAAGGATAATTTTCTTTTTATAAAATATTTTGGCACAAAATCATTGCCAAATATTTTTCTTTTAAAGAGATCTATTGATAGATTTGCTAATAATTTTAAATTCCTACCTGATAACTTAATGGATAAGTTTCTTCAATTGATAGCTGGTTTAATCCCAGATCATTTACCTCATAGAATAAGAGAATATCGTGACAAATTTGAACATTATATGTTGATTCTATCTTCTGAAAAATCTATTAGTTTAATTGAAAATTTATTAAATGAAGAGACAAATAACTCTAAAGAATATGAATATATTAAATGTACAAAAAGAGAAGGTGAAGATGCTCTTCTTCATCGTTATGTTGCAGGGTATGCTCCAACAAGATATCAGAAGCTTCATTCACTAGAATCAAATAGATTGATACCACTAGATGTTGCATTGCCTAGGAATTATACTTCTTGGTACGAGGTTTTGCCTAAGGAAATATTAACTGAAATGGCAGAGATTTTTCAAATGGGTCATTTTTTATGTATGGTCTTTCATTTGGATTTTGTTGTTAAAGAAGGTGTTGATTCTGAAAAATTAAAGTCAAAAATATTAGACATATTAGATAAATGTAATGCAAAATATCCAGCAGAACATAATGTTGGGCATCTCTATGATGCAGAAACTAACCTAAAGGATTTTTATAAGGAACTTGATCCAACTAATACTTTTAATTCTGGTATTGGAAAAACTTCTAAAAAAAGGAATTATGATTGA
- a CDS encoding aldose epimerase family protein: protein MPFTLSQKDSPYHHWEYLSLDTGDSLRIVPERGGLITSWICNGRELLYFDQLRFQDQSKSVRGGIPILFPICGQLPGNQIFFYKNKYILKQHGFARDSSWELNMHDESSGIKLSLSETNTSFLSYPFKFNLEIHLRLQTNSLDILVRVKNNSSYVMPFSFGLHPYFSIKDLNQVEIKEFPEECINQKTMAKSKSIDALKRIPNGIDLIAGPNHLVQLIDLVDKISLEMTTQEPFGLNVIWTDPPRKMVCLEPWTSPRNALINGNRSIHLGSGQTKDLQCRFELNKSY from the coding sequence ATGCCTTTTACGCTTTCTCAAAAAGATTCTCCTTATCATCATTGGGAATATCTGAGTCTAGATACTGGGGATAGTTTGCGTATAGTGCCTGAGCGAGGAGGCTTAATTACTAGCTGGATATGTAATGGTCGTGAACTTTTATATTTTGATCAATTAAGGTTTCAGGATCAATCCAAAAGTGTTAGAGGAGGCATTCCAATCCTCTTCCCAATATGTGGACAATTGCCTGGAAATCAAATTTTCTTTTATAAGAATAAATATATTTTAAAGCAGCATGGTTTTGCTAGAGATTCTTCTTGGGAATTGAATATGCACGACGAATCTAGTGGAATCAAGCTTTCTCTTAGCGAAACTAATACCTCATTTTTGTCTTACCCATTTAAATTTAATTTGGAGATTCATTTAAGACTGCAAACTAATTCCTTAGATATTTTAGTAAGAGTTAAAAACAATAGTAGTTATGTTATGCCCTTTAGTTTTGGATTACATCCTTATTTCTCTATTAAAGATCTTAATCAAGTTGAAATTAAAGAATTCCCAGAAGAATGTATAAACCAAAAAACCATGGCTAAGAGTAAAAGTATAGATGCTTTAAAAAGAATACCTAATGGAATTGATTTAATTGCAGGCCCAAATCACTTGGTTCAGCTCATTGACCTTGTAGATAAAATTTCTTTAGAAATGACAACTCAAGAACCTTTTGGTTTAAATGTGATATGGACAGACCCACCAAGGAAAATGGTTTGCTTAGAACCATGGACTAGCCCAAGGAATGCTTTGATTAATGGCAATAGGTCTATTCATCTTGGCTCAGGTCAAACAAAGGATCTTCAATGTAGATTTGAATTAAACAAGTCTTATTAG
- a CDS encoding alpha/beta fold hydrolase, producing the protein MSVLPANPNPSWSHLGYEVYSVSSTAKDSPELAINEKRPVVLLVHGFGASTDHWRYNIPVLSKTYEVHAIDLLGFGRSEKPAELEYGGELWKDQIVAYVKERIDRPTVIIGNSLGGYAALAAGAALQSLSAGVVLLNAAGYFSDENISSEPKELSSRVRKMIFEGISRDLLVQWLIYPLIQRLIFENLRRPDVIRSTLKQVYIDPTNVDDYLIESIRRPSLDPGAFQVFRKVFQARGLKGKPIDELFQDLQAPLLLLWGDNDPWLRNAKAKQEKFLSFAQRASLEVKEVLLNAGHCPHDEVPEQVNAEVLSWLQNQ; encoded by the coding sequence ATGTCTGTTTTACCTGCTAATCCCAATCCATCATGGAGCCATTTAGGCTATGAAGTTTATTCAGTAAGTAGTACTGCAAAAGATTCTCCTGAACTGGCAATTAATGAAAAGAGACCAGTTGTCTTACTTGTGCATGGTTTCGGTGCTTCAACCGATCATTGGCGTTACAACATCCCTGTCCTTTCTAAAACCTATGAAGTTCATGCTATTGATTTGCTTGGATTTGGTCGTAGTGAAAAACCTGCAGAATTGGAGTATGGAGGAGAGCTTTGGAAGGATCAGATTGTTGCTTATGTAAAAGAACGAATTGATAGGCCCACAGTTATTATTGGTAATTCATTAGGTGGATATGCTGCTCTTGCCGCAGGAGCAGCCCTCCAATCTCTCTCTGCTGGAGTGGTTCTGCTTAATGCTGCAGGATATTTTAGTGATGAGAATATTTCTTCCGAACCTAAGGAATTAAGTTCGAGAGTTAGAAAGATGATTTTCGAAGGCATTTCTAGAGATCTTCTAGTCCAGTGGTTGATTTACCCATTAATACAAAGATTGATTTTTGAAAATTTACGCAGACCTGATGTGATACGAAGCACTCTAAAACAGGTTTATATTGACCCAACTAATGTCGATGATTATTTGATTGAATCCATACGCAGACCTTCTTTGGATCCTGGTGCATTTCAAGTGTTTCGTAAAGTTTTTCAAGCTCGAGGGTTAAAGGGCAAACCTATAGATGAATTGTTTCAGGACTTGCAAGCTCCATTATTGCTTTTATGGGGAGACAATGACCCTTGGTTGAGGAATGCAAAGGCCAAGCAGGAAAAGTTCCTTTCTTTTGCTCAGAGGGCATCATTAGAAGTTAAGGAGGTTCTTTTAAATGCAGGCCATTGCCCTCATGATGAGGTCCCTGAGCAGGTCAATGCGGAAGTTCTCAGTTGGTTGCAAAATCAGTAA
- a CDS encoding cation:proton antiporter has protein sequence MLFSPVISVLSTHDIEVAETLIGVIRFLLIFVAARVLAEVLVRLSLPTIVGELLAGVLIGASGLHLLLPPNAHASLNEGFINVISSLASIPPEAVPDLYFETFPSLQAVATLGLYALLFLTGLESELEELVAVGAQAFTVAMAGVILPFAFGTFGLMFIFNVDLIPAIFAGASMTATSIGITASVFGELGYLKTREGQIVIGAAVLDDILGIVILAVVVALATGGSLEIAPIVKLVVAATVFVIAAIALSRTAAPAFDWLLDRLKAPGAVVVASFVILVLSCFVATAIGLEAALGAFAAGLILSSSKNNHAIQQSVLPLVSLFATIFFVLVGAGMDLSVINPLDPASRSALIVAGFLLIVAIAGKIASGWSFVIDKPTNRLVVGLGMMPRGEVGLIFLGLGTSAGLLTPSLEAAILLMVIGTTFLAPVLLRIVLKDKKPGGGNSIPDEVAADPVGLI, from the coding sequence ATGTTGTTTTCACCAGTGATATCTGTTCTGAGTACTCATGATATTGAGGTTGCTGAAACATTAATTGGTGTCATTCGCTTCTTATTGATCTTTGTTGCAGCAAGAGTCTTAGCAGAGGTTTTGGTCAGGTTAAGTTTGCCAACCATAGTAGGAGAACTTTTAGCAGGGGTTTTAATAGGAGCCTCTGGATTGCATTTGCTCTTGCCGCCAAATGCTCATGCTTCATTAAATGAGGGCTTTATTAATGTAATAAGCTCATTGGCATCCATTCCTCCAGAAGCCGTTCCAGACTTATATTTTGAAACTTTTCCTTCTTTACAGGCAGTTGCAACACTCGGCTTATATGCTCTGTTGTTCTTAACGGGATTAGAAAGTGAATTAGAAGAATTGGTTGCAGTTGGCGCTCAAGCATTCACAGTCGCTATGGCAGGTGTCATTTTGCCTTTTGCATTTGGAACATTTGGATTAATGTTTATTTTTAATGTTGATTTAATTCCTGCGATTTTTGCTGGTGCTTCTATGACTGCAACCAGCATAGGAATAACTGCAAGTGTTTTTGGTGAACTTGGGTATCTCAAAACTAGAGAAGGACAAATAGTTATTGGAGCAGCGGTTCTTGATGACATTCTAGGAATTGTAATTCTTGCTGTTGTAGTTGCTTTGGCAACTGGTGGCTCATTGGAAATAGCACCTATTGTCAAATTGGTTGTGGCTGCAACGGTTTTTGTTATTGCAGCAATTGCTTTGAGTAGAACTGCGGCACCAGCATTTGATTGGTTATTAGATAGGTTGAAGGCTCCTGGAGCTGTTGTAGTTGCTTCTTTTGTAATTCTTGTTCTTAGTTGTTTTGTTGCAACAGCTATTGGTCTTGAGGCTGCTTTAGGTGCTTTTGCAGCTGGTTTGATTTTGAGTAGTTCAAAAAATAATCATGCAATTCAACAGTCTGTGCTCCCTCTCGTTTCGCTCTTTGCGACTATTTTCTTTGTATTAGTTGGTGCTGGAATGGATCTTTCAGTAATTAATCCTTTAGACCCTGCTAGTCGTTCCGCGTTAATAGTTGCGGGCTTTCTGTTAATTGTTGCAATTGCAGGAAAGATTGCTTCCGGTTGGTCTTTCGTTATAGATAAACCTACTAATAGGTTAGTTGTTGGTTTAGGAATGATGCCCAGAGGGGAAGTTGGACTTATTTTCTTAGGTCTAGGTACTAGTGCTGGTTTGCTTACTCCTTCTTTAGAGGCAGCAATTCTTTTAATGGTTATTGGGACAACTTTTCTTGCTCCTGTTCTATTAAGGATTGTTCTTAAAGATAAAAAACCAGGTGGTGGAAATTCAATTCCTGATGAGGTGGCTGCTGATCCAGTTGGACTGATTTAG